From one Suricata suricatta isolate VVHF042 chromosome 8, meerkat_22Aug2017_6uvM2_HiC, whole genome shotgun sequence genomic stretch:
- the VASN gene encoding vasorin — protein sequence MHPRIPLPPLLPPLLLLLAAGPGVQSCPTGCQCNQPQTVFCAARQGTTVPRDVPPDTASLYVFENGITTLNAGSFTDLLGLQLLDLSQNQIASLPGGVFQPLANLSNLDLTANRLREITNETFRGLRRLERLYLGKNRIRHIQPGAFDTLDSLLELKLQDNELRALPPLHLPSLLLLDLSHNSLPALEPGTLNTANVEALRLAGLGLRRLDEGLFGRLQNLHDLDVSDNQLERVPPAIRGLRGLTRLRLAGNTRIAQLRPESLAGLVALQELDLSNLSLQALPHELSSLFPRLRLLAAARNPFNCVCPLSWFGPWVRESRVALASPEETRCHFPPKNAGRLLLDLEYADFGCPATTTTATAPTTKPVVWGPTLSPSSPVPTGLRPTEPATEAPSLPPAALPTLGAPPRTQDCPTSICLNGGTCHLGVHGHLECLCPELFTGLYCENRVRQGPQPSPAPATPEPPQPLPLGIEPASPTSLRVGLKRYLQGSTAQLRSLRLTYRNLSGPDKRPVTLSLPASLAEYTVTQLQPNATYSICVRLLGAGRVPEGEEACGEARTPPAIRSNHAPVTQAREGNLPLLIAPALAAVLLAALAAVGAAYCVRRGRAAAAAAHSKGQVGPGTGPLELEGVKAPLEPGPKATEGGGEAPPSGPECEVPLMGYSGASPQGALPTKPYI from the coding sequence ATGCACCCCAGAATCCCCTTGCCCCCACTGCtgccgccgctgctgctgctgctggctgcAGGCCCCGGAGTGCAGAGCTGCCCGACTGGCTGCCAGTGCAACCAGCCGCAGACGGTCTTTTGTGCCGCCCGCCAGGGAACCACGGTGCCCCGGGACGTGCCACCTGACACCGCGAGCCTGTATGTCTTCGAGAATGGCATCACCACACTCAACGCAGGCAGCTTTACCGACCTGCTGGGGCTGCAGCTCCTGGACCTGTCACAGAACCAGATCGCCAGCCTGCCAGGTGGGGTCTTCCAGCCACTCGCCAACCTCAGCAACCTGGACCTGACTGCCAACAGGCTGCGCGAGATCACCAACGAGACCTTCCGTGGCCTGCGGCGCCTAGAGCGCCTCTACCTGGGCAAGAACCGCATCCGCCACATCCAGCCCGGGGCCTTTGACACACTCGACAGCCTCCTGGAGCTCAAGCTGCAGGACAATGAGCTGcgggccctgcccccactgcacCTGCCAAGCCTGCTGCTGCTCGACCTCAGCCACAACAGCCTCCCAGCCCTGGAGCCTGGCACCCTGAACACTGCCAATGTGGAGGCACTAAGGCTGGCCGGCCTGGGGCTGCGGCGGCTGGACGAGGGGCTCTTTGGCCGCTTACAAAACCTCCATGACCTGGACGTGTCCGACAACCAGCTGGAGCGAGTCCCGCCAGCCATCCGGGGCCTGCGGGGCTTGACACGCCTGCGGCTGGCCGGCAACACCCGCATTGCCCAGCTGCGGCCCGAGAGCCTGGCTGGCCTGGTGGCCCTGCAAGAGCTGGACCTGAGCAACCTGAGCCTGCAGGCGCTCCCACACGAGCTCTCTAGCCTCTTCCCCCGCCTGCGGCTCCTGGCGGCCGCCCGCAATCCCTTCAACTGCGTGTGTCCCCTGAGCTGGTTTGGCCCTTGGGTGCGGGAGAGCCGCGTGGCACTGGCTAGCCCAGAGGAGACGCGCTGCCACTTCCCACCCAAGAATGCTGGCCGGCTGCTCCTAGACCTTGAATACGCTGACTTTGGCTGCCCAGCCACCACCACTACGGCCACAGCACCCACCACAAAGCCCGTGGTGTGGGGCCCAACTCTCTCACCTTCCAGTCCAGTTCCCACCGGGCTCAGACCCACGGAGCCTGCCACAGAGGCCCCCAGCTTGCCCCCTGCCGCCCTGCCCACTCTGGGAGCTCCTCCGCGGACCCAGGACTGCCCAACGTCCATCTGCCTCAATGGGGGCACCTGTCACCTGGGGGTGCACGGCCACCTGGAGTGCCTGTGCCCTGAGCTCTTCACGGGCCTCTACTGCGAGAACCGGGTGAGGCaggggccccagcccagccctgccccagccacacCGGAGCCACCGCAGCCCCTGCCCCTTGGCATCGAGCCAGCAAGTCCCACCTCCCTGCGCGTGGGGCTGAAGCGCTACCTGCAGGGCAGCACTGCGCAGCTCAGGAGCCTCCGCCTCACTTACCGTAACCTGTCGGGCCCCGACAAGCGTCCGGTGACACTGAGCCTGCCTGCTTCACTTGCTGAGTACACAGTAACCCAGCTGCAGCCCAACGCCACCTACTCCATCTGCGTCAGGCTTCTGGGGGCCGGGCGGGTGCCTGAGGGTGAAGAGGCCTGTGGGGAGGCCCGCACACCCCCAGCCATCCGCTCCAACCATGCCCCTGTCACCCAGGCCCGGGAGGGCAACCTGCCACTCCTCATCGCGCCCGCCCTGGCCGCCGTGCTCCTGGCCGCACTGGCTGCCGTGGGGGCAGCCTACTGTGTGCGGCGGGGGCGGGCCGCAGCGGCCGCAGCTCACAGCAAAGGACAGGTGGGGCCAGGGACTGGGCCCCTGGAGCTGGAGGGGGTGAAGGCCCCCTTAGAGCCAGGCCCCAAGGCGACtgagggtggtggggaggctCCACCCAGTGGGCCGGAGTGTGAGGTGCCTCTCATGGGCTACTCGGGGGCCAGCCCCCAGGGGGCCCTCCCCACTAAGCCCTACATCTAA